Proteins from a single region of Hypomesus transpacificus isolate Combined female chromosome 9, fHypTra1, whole genome shotgun sequence:
- the LOC124470704 gene encoding phosphatidylinositol 5-phosphate 4-kinase type-2 gamma-like isoform X3 produces the protein MFMWMYCILRVIGSVVFHLNKEVWNSCLKYGEEIKTKTRRDKHPCPQENLPGHFKFKEYCPQVFRNLRERFGIEDQDYQVSLARSPPVKDGEGQGMGLMLTSYDRTLMVKQISSEEVEDIHNILSEYHQYIVTCHGSTLLPQFLGMYRVTVESEDTYLIVMRNVFSHRLHVHRKYDLKGCLVSRAASFKEKVKELPTYKDVDFRNNMQKVYVSEAAKEKIMDKLNRDIEFLVHLRIMDYSLLLGIHDVERAEREEDEVEEIEESSYEEEEEEENGLAPVAAVGSYGASPEGIAGYMNSFKPLGPGEFDPYVDVYAIQSAEGSPQREVYFMGLINVLTHYDTKKKAAHAAKTVKHGCDVSTRLEPKSQLFTLSSMPNGSGSSSPRSLLSV, from the exons ATGTTCATGTGGATGTACTGTATACTGCGAGTGATTGGGAGCGTGGTGTTCCATTTGAACAAGGAAGTGTGGAATTCCTGCCTAAAATATGGAGAGGAGATAAAGACCAAGACAAGGAGGGACAAACATCCATGTCCACA AGAGAATCTTCCAGGCCATTTCAAGTTTAAAGAGTACTGTCCACAGGTGTTCAGAAACCTCAGAGAGAGGTTTGGAATAGAGGATCAGGATTATCAG GTGTCTCTAGCTCGCAGTCCTCCTGTCAaggatggggaggggcaggggatgGGTTTGATGCTGACTTCATATGACAGAACCCTGATGGTGAAGCAGATCTCGAGTGAGGAGGTAGAAGACATACACAACATCCTGTCTGAATATCACCAG tATATAGTGACATGCCATGGTAGCACTCTGCTGCCTCAGTTCCTGGGCATGTACCGGGTCACTGTGGAGAGTGAGGACACATACCTCATTGTCATGAGGAACGTCTTCAGTCACAGGctacatgtacacagaaaatatgACCTCAAG GGGTGCTTGGTGTCCCGTGCAGCTAGTTTTAAAGAAAAG GTGAAGGAGTTGCCCACTTACAAAGATGTAGACTTCAGGAATAATATGCAGAAAGTATATGTGTCTGAGGCTGCAAAGGAGAAGATTATGGACAAGCTGAACAGAGATATAGAG TTCCTGGTGCATCTGAGGATTATGGACTACAGCCTGCTGCTGGGCATCCATGATgtagagagggcagagagggaggaagatgaagTGGAAGAGATAGAGGAGTCCTCGtacgaagaggaagaagaggaggagaatggcCTGGCCCCTGTTGCTGCTGTCGGCTCCTATGGGGCTTCCCCTGAGGGTATCGCAGGGTACATGAACTCCTTCAAGCCATTGGGCCCTGGGGAGTTTGACCCTTATGTGGATGTATATGCCATCCAGAGTGCAGAAG GTTCTCCCCAGAGGGAGGTGTACTTCATGGGCCTGATTAACGTGCTGACCCATTACGACACCAAGAAGAAAGCTGCTCATGCCGCCAAGACTGTAAAACATGGg TGTGATGTCTCCACCAGGCTGGAGCCGAAATCTCAACtgttcaccctgagcagtatgCCAAACGGTTCCGGGAGTTCATCGCCAAGATCTTTGCTTAGTGTTTAA
- the LOC124470704 gene encoding phosphatidylinositol 5-phosphate 4-kinase type-2 gamma-like isoform X5, whose product MLLPDDFKANTKIKVNNHLFNKENLPGHFKFKEYCPQVFRNLRERFGIEDQDYQVSLARSPPVKDGEGQGMGLMLTSYDRTLMVKQISSEEVEDIHNILSEYHQYIVTCHGSTLLPQFLGMYRVTVESEDTYLIVMRNVFSHRLHVHRKYDLKGCLVSRAASFKEKVKELPTYKDVDFRNNMQKVYVSEAAKEKIMDKLNRDIEFLVHLRIMDYSLLLGIHDVERAEREEDEVEEIEESSYEEEEEEENGLAPVAAVGSYGASPEGIAGYMNSFKPLGPGEFDPYVDVYAIQSAEGSPQREVYFMGLINVLTHYDTKKKAAHAAKTVKHGCDVSTRLEPKSQLFTLSSMPNGSGSSSPRSLLSV is encoded by the exons AGAGAATCTTCCAGGCCATTTCAAGTTTAAAGAGTACTGTCCACAGGTGTTCAGAAACCTCAGAGAGAGGTTTGGAATAGAGGATCAGGATTATCAG GTGTCTCTAGCTCGCAGTCCTCCTGTCAaggatggggaggggcaggggatgGGTTTGATGCTGACTTCATATGACAGAACCCTGATGGTGAAGCAGATCTCGAGTGAGGAGGTAGAAGACATACACAACATCCTGTCTGAATATCACCAG tATATAGTGACATGCCATGGTAGCACTCTGCTGCCTCAGTTCCTGGGCATGTACCGGGTCACTGTGGAGAGTGAGGACACATACCTCATTGTCATGAGGAACGTCTTCAGTCACAGGctacatgtacacagaaaatatgACCTCAAG GGGTGCTTGGTGTCCCGTGCAGCTAGTTTTAAAGAAAAG GTGAAGGAGTTGCCCACTTACAAAGATGTAGACTTCAGGAATAATATGCAGAAAGTATATGTGTCTGAGGCTGCAAAGGAGAAGATTATGGACAAGCTGAACAGAGATATAGAG TTCCTGGTGCATCTGAGGATTATGGACTACAGCCTGCTGCTGGGCATCCATGATgtagagagggcagagagggaggaagatgaagTGGAAGAGATAGAGGAGTCCTCGtacgaagaggaagaagaggaggagaatggcCTGGCCCCTGTTGCTGCTGTCGGCTCCTATGGGGCTTCCCCTGAGGGTATCGCAGGGTACATGAACTCCTTCAAGCCATTGGGCCCTGGGGAGTTTGACCCTTATGTGGATGTATATGCCATCCAGAGTGCAGAAG GTTCTCCCCAGAGGGAGGTGTACTTCATGGGCCTGATTAACGTGCTGACCCATTACGACACCAAGAAGAAAGCTGCTCATGCCGCCAAGACTGTAAAACATGGg TGTGATGTCTCCACCAGGCTGGAGCCGAAATCTCAACtgttcaccctgagcagtatgCCAAACGGTTCCGGGAGTTCATCGCCAAGATCTTTGCTTAGTGTTTAA